From Synoicihabitans lomoniglobus, the proteins below share one genomic window:
- a CDS encoding class I SAM-dependent methyltransferase, giving the protein MPIPVSPLSSLPPVKIRDLPRIFIKEELARYFNATPPEDIVPCDYAIWRCSETGFEFAEPRIPGNNAFYEWISNMPHYYPDHRWEYDIVAAKLNDVAVWDRPLRVLDIGCGSGNFLAKLPPRVEKWGLDSTPSAISKCRERGIHALNNTMSEAIAQDESLRSSFDCVTAFHCLEHVADPVDFIGEMIQFLAPIGRLFVSTPYSPMSFESDWFDVQNHPPHHLGRWNKTAYQRLAALQGMQVKLHMPPAAPLLARMFQTTRYRLVGPTRPLSRIRQTVAMLAHIPTTLRILVHQLKRERIAGRMAADTVLVEFNQ; this is encoded by the coding sequence ATGCCTATTCCTGTTTCTCCTTTGAGTTCACTTCCGCCGGTAAAAATTCGCGACCTTCCCCGGATTTTTATTAAAGAAGAGCTGGCCCGATATTTTAACGCGACTCCACCTGAGGACATCGTCCCGTGTGACTATGCTATTTGGCGCTGCAGCGAAACTGGTTTCGAATTCGCAGAGCCGAGGATACCAGGGAATAACGCTTTCTACGAATGGATCAGTAATATGCCGCATTACTATCCTGACCACCGCTGGGAATACGATATAGTAGCCGCCAAGCTGAACGACGTGGCCGTATGGGACCGTCCGCTCCGCGTGTTGGACATCGGCTGCGGTTCAGGCAACTTTCTCGCCAAATTACCGCCCAGAGTAGAGAAATGGGGGTTGGATTCAACCCCATCAGCCATCTCGAAATGCCGAGAACGAGGAATTCACGCACTCAACAATACAATGAGCGAGGCGATCGCCCAGGACGAATCCTTACGTTCGTCGTTCGATTGTGTAACTGCGTTTCACTGCCTCGAACATGTGGCCGATCCCGTTGATTTCATCGGTGAAATGATACAGTTTCTCGCCCCGATAGGCCGTCTTTTCGTAAGCACGCCATATTCTCCGATGAGCTTCGAATCTGATTGGTTTGATGTCCAAAATCACCCCCCCCACCATCTTGGCCGATGGAACAAAACTGCCTATCAACGACTCGCCGCGTTACAGGGAATGCAAGTCAAGCTTCACATGCCACCAGCCGCTCCCTTGCTTGCGCGGATGTTTCAGACGACCCGTTACCGCTTAGTCGGACCTACTCGACCTCTTAGTCGTATACGGCAGACTGTCGCGATGTTGGCCCACATCCCCACAACGCTTCGAATTTTAGTTCACCAATTGAAAAGGGAGCGTATCGCCGGTCGCATGGCTGCCGATACCGTCCTTGTTGAATTCAACCAGTGA
- a CDS encoding glycosyltransferase family A protein translates to MTAAPLVSILIPAFNAGPWINASVGSAIEQSHERCEIIVVDDGSSDETLARGQKIASRFPDRVKVMSQINAGAAAARNHALRLARGEYIQYLDADDLLSRDKIKLQLEILARSPAHALATCRWGRFHDSPADARFVDDEVFRDFEPIEWIIAHAAHLKMIHPAAWLVPREVAERAGEWDESLTLNDDGEYFARVTLASAGLRFTTDPAAASYYRSGLSGSLSDRKSLTALQSLHHTGELLQSHLFAASDRPETRQAMADHWQHLCYELYPDAPILSRDAAKRSHALGGSTVSPPLGGRQKLVARLFGWRAARRWASIIRR, encoded by the coding sequence ATGACCGCTGCTCCCCTTGTCAGCATACTGATTCCTGCCTTCAACGCTGGGCCTTGGATCAATGCTTCCGTCGGATCGGCGATCGAGCAGAGTCATGAGCGTTGTGAAATCATTGTCGTCGACGATGGCTCATCGGATGAGACGTTGGCACGCGGACAAAAAATTGCATCTCGATTCCCGGACCGGGTTAAGGTGATGAGTCAAATAAATGCCGGAGCCGCCGCCGCCCGCAACCACGCCCTGCGCTTGGCCCGGGGCGAATATATCCAATATCTGGATGCGGATGACCTGCTCTCCCGCGACAAGATCAAACTGCAATTGGAAATATTGGCCCGGTCCCCGGCGCACGCGTTGGCGACGTGTCGGTGGGGGCGTTTTCACGATTCCCCTGCCGACGCTCGGTTTGTCGACGACGAGGTCTTCCGAGATTTCGAGCCCATTGAATGGATCATCGCCCACGCCGCTCATCTAAAAATGATTCACCCAGCGGCCTGGCTCGTGCCGAGAGAGGTCGCTGAACGCGCCGGTGAATGGGACGAATCGCTCACGTTGAATGATGACGGGGAATATTTCGCGCGAGTGACTTTGGCATCGGCCGGACTACGCTTCACCACCGACCCCGCTGCGGCTAGTTACTATCGATCGGGCCTATCTGGCAGTCTCAGCGATCGCAAATCCCTCACCGCGTTGCAGTCGCTCCATCATACCGGGGAACTCCTCCAATCGCATCTCTTCGCCGCCAGTGATCGCCCCGAAACCCGCCAAGCTATGGCGGATCATTGGCAACACTTATGCTATGAGCTTTACCCCGACGCACCTATCCTATCGCGGGATGCCGCCAAACGTTCCCATGCCTTGGGCGGATCGACTGTGTCCCCGCCATTGGGCGGTCGCCAAAAGCTGGTGGCCCGACTCTTCGGTTGGCGGGCTGCGCGTCGGTGGGCCTCCATCATCCGACGATGA
- a CDS encoding glycosyltransferase, whose translation MSKRISILTSGPLCRNPRVLKEARSLSSAGYTVTVLAIAHDPHFEARDAAILEKARFHKIVLDRMGSNIPVRIVYFFERLLTWILLRGAIAHPARLGPYHALLRLARRHTGDLIIAHTELPLIVAAQLNREGRRVAADLEDWHSQDLLSDARLFRPLQLLTQTERTLLTTASYVTTTSQAMAEALAAHYGTPPPKVVYNAFPLSGTPAPLPRQQSPSFVWLSQTIGPGRGLEQFLAAWNLTTQNSQVCLVGQVDESFRESLLSLLDASHRLRLHFQPTLPPSELPLLFTTHDFGLALEPDTPANKNLTVSNKIFHYLDAGLAIVATPTAGQREVFDQVPCAALLDDLSDPKRLATQLDAVLQDHKLLRQMGTASRQAAETMFNWNQSETVLLAAVATALNA comes from the coding sequence ATGAGTAAACGGATATCGATCCTCACTTCGGGACCACTGTGCCGCAACCCACGCGTCCTCAAAGAAGCGCGTTCTCTGTCATCTGCGGGCTACACCGTCACCGTGCTGGCGATCGCTCACGATCCCCATTTCGAAGCGCGCGACGCAGCCATTTTGGAGAAAGCTCGCTTTCATAAAATCGTGCTGGATCGCATGGGGAGCAACATCCCGGTCCGTATCGTCTATTTTTTCGAACGTTTGCTGACTTGGATCCTGCTACGCGGGGCGATCGCTCACCCCGCGCGACTGGGACCGTATCACGCCTTGCTGCGACTGGCACGTCGACATACAGGCGACTTGATTATCGCTCACACGGAATTGCCGTTGATTGTCGCCGCCCAGTTGAATCGCGAAGGACGTAGGGTGGCGGCGGACTTGGAAGATTGGCACAGTCAGGACTTGCTCTCCGACGCCCGTCTGTTCCGTCCGCTACAACTACTGACCCAAACCGAGCGCACGCTGCTAACGACGGCGAGTTATGTCACCACTACCTCGCAAGCGATGGCCGAGGCCTTGGCGGCTCATTACGGCACCCCTCCCCCCAAAGTAGTTTACAACGCGTTTCCATTGTCCGGAACACCCGCTCCGCTCCCTCGCCAACAATCGCCATCATTCGTTTGGCTATCCCAGACAATTGGACCCGGGCGAGGGCTCGAACAATTTTTAGCCGCGTGGAATCTCACGACTCAAAACTCGCAAGTTTGTCTCGTTGGTCAGGTCGACGAGTCATTTCGAGAATCGCTTCTGAGTCTGCTCGATGCTTCCCACCGATTACGTTTGCACTTTCAGCCTACTCTCCCGCCCAGCGAATTACCTCTTCTTTTCACCACTCACGATTTCGGTCTCGCCCTCGAACCAGATACCCCGGCGAACAAAAATCTCACCGTGAGTAATAAAATCTTCCACTACCTCGATGCTGGGCTGGCGATCGTGGCGACACCGACCGCCGGGCAACGAGAAGTTTTTGATCAAGTTCCTTGCGCTGCGCTACTCGACGACCTGTCGGACCCGAAGCGATTAGCGACTCAATTGGATGCCGTGCTGCAGGATCACAAGCTGCTGCGCCAAATGGGAACAGCTTCCCGTCAAGCAGCCGAAACGATGTTCAATTGGAATCAAAGCGAAACTGTATTGCTCGCGGCGGTCGCGACTGCGTTGAACGCATGA
- a CDS encoding glycosyltransferase has product MSSSARPLRLLFVAPHFPPTNAPDGQRLRILLPEFVTAGCECTVLSARPEDCLAPVENELMESLPTEGWTHHQIAARAAKWGVRNIGLRIKSHLGRHAEELLKKQQFDVVYFSTTQFACLPLALDWLDRFGLPYVIDLQDPWVNDYYERPGAPPPPGGWKHRFARWAAQRQEPRVLRRCSHLVSVSADYVTTLSRRYAWFKPEHGTVIPFGWSVRDQLIARAKPVAQSSKPVIRYIGRVGDDMAALLDKLFAHVAIWKNHRASDLPLPTWEFIGTSYAGTSGGGVVQAAAARHGLSAHVSEQPERIGYFDGLARLQSAWANLVLGSDDLGYSPSKTWPLLATGRPWLAMTHSQSVIHNLLPRDSSGGCVLSDHRNPGAALGAFLDCICREYPSQTTLPACLTGLASTQLAKSHLEIFNRVTIQRP; this is encoded by the coding sequence ATGAGTTCATCTGCTCGCCCGCTACGGCTTTTGTTCGTGGCTCCTCATTTTCCGCCGACGAACGCGCCGGATGGCCAGCGGTTGCGAATCTTGCTGCCCGAGTTTGTGACCGCTGGCTGTGAATGCACGGTGCTTTCGGCACGGCCGGAGGATTGTTTAGCCCCAGTCGAAAACGAACTGATGGAATCGTTACCGACCGAGGGTTGGACGCACCACCAAATCGCGGCTCGCGCAGCCAAATGGGGGGTGCGCAACATCGGTTTGCGGATCAAATCGCACCTCGGTCGCCACGCCGAGGAATTGCTCAAAAAACAGCAGTTCGATGTCGTGTATTTCTCTACTACGCAATTTGCCTGCCTGCCGTTGGCGCTCGATTGGTTGGATCGATTTGGACTCCCTTACGTGATCGATCTTCAGGACCCGTGGGTGAACGATTATTACGAACGCCCAGGTGCGCCGCCGCCACCCGGCGGATGGAAACACCGTTTTGCGCGCTGGGCTGCGCAAAGACAGGAACCGCGCGTGTTACGGCGGTGTTCTCATCTCGTCAGTGTGTCCGCCGACTACGTGACCACCCTCTCGCGACGGTATGCTTGGTTCAAACCGGAGCACGGCACCGTGATTCCGTTCGGGTGGTCCGTTCGCGATCAACTTATTGCACGCGCCAAACCGGTCGCGCAAAGTAGTAAACCTGTTATCAGATACATCGGGCGAGTTGGTGATGATATGGCCGCACTATTGGATAAATTGTTTGCCCACGTGGCTATTTGGAAAAACCACCGTGCCAGCGACCTACCCCTTCCGACGTGGGAATTCATCGGCACCAGCTACGCAGGCACCAGCGGCGGTGGAGTCGTGCAAGCCGCCGCCGCACGGCATGGCTTGTCGGCCCATGTCAGCGAGCAACCGGAGCGGATCGGATACTTCGACGGATTGGCTCGGTTGCAGTCCGCATGGGCCAATCTGGTCCTAGGTTCCGATGATCTCGGATATTCGCCCTCGAAGACATGGCCATTGCTCGCGACTGGTAGACCGTGGCTCGCGATGACGCATTCTCAAAGCGTGATTCACAACCTGCTTCCTCGTGATTCCAGCGGCGGGTGTGTTTTGAGCGATCATCGGAATCCCGGCGCGGCTCTGGGAGCGTTTCTCGATTGTATTTGTCGCGAATACCCTTCGCAAACTACTCTGCCAGCATGCTTGACCGGTTTGGCGAGCACCCAACTGGCAAAGAGTCATTTGGAAATCTTCAACCGTGTGACGATCCAACGCCCATGA
- a CDS encoding glycosyltransferase family 4 protein: MSSTRLDSFSERSTVKKTRLAIVLSHPVQYYAPWFAQISRLPSIALRVFYLFNPDDKQQNDPGFGHAVSWDVDLLSGYDHEFVPNTAAHPSPNAFKGLRNPGLPARLDAFDADAVLLFGYAFTTHAGLILRRKLRRLRPPLLFRGDSHLLGGPPPRRLKTWLLRFVFSGVDAVLAVGKSNAAYFRYFGVPSQKLFFAPHAVDTPHFTATNERCASALHQRKEMGIDPEDHVILFAGKFTAKKRPDMLLSAFVQAAPQRTHLVLAGNGHLEPSLRATAGDHPRVHFLPFANQQLMPTRYLLGDVFALPSAGRYETWGLAVNEAMHLGRPAIVSDVVGCQTDLVTNKDTGWVFPASDLEALRNIVGEIDGMSKSELVALGQNARSRAAAYNYENATTGLLSALKFVSTV, encoded by the coding sequence ATGAGTAGCACCCGCCTCGATAGTTTTAGTGAGCGCAGCACGGTCAAAAAAACTCGACTGGCCATCGTGCTGTCTCACCCGGTCCAGTATTATGCTCCATGGTTTGCCCAGATCTCGAGGCTCCCATCGATCGCTCTGAGGGTATTTTACTTATTCAATCCCGACGACAAGCAACAAAACGATCCGGGATTCGGTCATGCCGTGAGTTGGGATGTGGACTTACTCTCGGGCTACGACCATGAGTTCGTGCCCAACACCGCCGCCCATCCTTCACCCAATGCCTTCAAGGGTCTACGCAATCCGGGTTTGCCCGCTCGTTTGGACGCATTCGACGCGGATGCTGTGTTACTTTTCGGTTATGCCTTCACCACGCACGCGGGATTGATTCTGCGCCGTAAACTTCGACGTTTGCGACCACCGCTTCTATTTCGCGGCGACTCCCATCTACTTGGCGGACCTCCCCCGCGACGACTCAAAACGTGGTTGCTGAGATTCGTGTTCTCGGGTGTTGATGCCGTGTTGGCCGTAGGTAAATCCAATGCCGCCTATTTCCGGTATTTCGGCGTTCCGTCTCAGAAACTTTTTTTTGCCCCCCACGCCGTCGATACGCCACATTTCACCGCCACCAACGAACGTTGCGCCTCCGCCCTCCACCAACGCAAGGAGATGGGCATCGACCCCGAAGATCATGTGATTCTTTTCGCCGGGAAATTCACCGCCAAGAAACGACCCGACATGCTCCTCTCGGCATTCGTGCAAGCTGCACCACAAAGAACTCATTTGGTTCTCGCCGGAAACGGACATCTCGAACCATCGCTGCGCGCCACGGCCGGAGATCATCCGAGGGTTCATTTTCTCCCTTTCGCCAATCAGCAACTCATGCCCACGCGCTACTTGTTGGGAGACGTTTTCGCCCTGCCTTCCGCCGGACGCTATGAAACATGGGGACTGGCCGTGAACGAAGCCATGCATCTGGGACGGCCCGCCATCGTGAGCGATGTCGTAGGCTGTCAAACTGATCTGGTAACAAACAAAGACACCGGCTGGGTCTTTCCAGCTAGTGATCTCGAAGCGCTACGCAATATTGTTGGTGAAATCGACGGCATGTCCAAAAGCGAACTCGTCGCACTCGGCCAAAATGCGCGAAGTCGGGCAGCCGCCTACAACTACGAAAACGCGACCACCGGTCTGCTCTCCGCCCTTAAATTCGTCAGCACGGTATGA
- a CDS encoding glycosyltransferase family 4 protein has protein sequence MKITIVSGFFLPIPPLAGGATEKTWYRLAQVFAARGHEITIVSRTWEGLPDNSVSGGIRHLRLTGYDHSPNLRKNLWLDLKWSLRVYRHLPKADIVVVNSVALPVWLGTIRRSTGKVVIMTGRVPKGQYRWYRKISMVLAASTHIRSAVIAENPRLTKVTDVWGYPIDWQLMSAQSSPYATTDLNHSREVTIGYIGRIHREKGITVLSEAVSLLCKRDGLPPWNVLVCGPTEISRGGSGDAYANEIKTSMTESIGPSRVRWMPPQFDGAKLAAVYQSLDVFCLPSLSENGETFGVAAVEAMAAGAATVVSQLSCFQDFAENNRTALVFDHRSIRAAEDLAAALERLIRDPELRQRVARESQNEVARFDFQTYADSLLQNFDRLISSD, from the coding sequence ATGAAAATTACTATTGTTAGCGGATTTTTCCTGCCCATACCGCCCTTGGCTGGGGGAGCCACCGAGAAGACGTGGTATCGTCTCGCCCAAGTCTTCGCCGCACGTGGCCACGAGATAACCATTGTCTCAAGAACATGGGAGGGATTGCCCGATAACTCTGTCTCCGGAGGGATCAGGCACCTTCGACTGACCGGCTACGATCACAGTCCGAATCTACGAAAGAATCTCTGGCTTGATTTGAAATGGAGCCTCCGCGTTTATCGCCACTTGCCCAAGGCTGATATCGTGGTGGTGAATTCAGTCGCGCTGCCGGTATGGCTGGGAACTATACGCCGCTCTACTGGCAAAGTCGTGATTATGACCGGACGCGTCCCCAAAGGGCAGTATCGTTGGTATCGTAAGATATCCATGGTGTTGGCGGCCAGCACTCACATCCGCTCCGCTGTAATCGCAGAAAATCCTCGCTTGACCAAAGTAACCGACGTCTGGGGCTACCCGATCGATTGGCAACTGATGTCCGCCCAGAGTTCCCCTTACGCAACGACTGACCTGAACCATTCGCGTGAAGTTACCATCGGCTACATTGGCCGTATCCATCGGGAAAAAGGTATTACTGTCTTGAGCGAGGCGGTGTCGCTCCTATGCAAACGGGACGGACTTCCGCCTTGGAATGTGCTGGTGTGTGGCCCCACAGAAATTTCCCGAGGAGGATCCGGCGATGCGTATGCGAATGAAATAAAGACGAGCATGACCGAGTCGATCGGACCATCCCGAGTTCGATGGATGCCGCCGCAATTCGATGGCGCTAAACTCGCCGCCGTGTATCAATCATTGGACGTGTTTTGCCTGCCCAGTCTATCCGAGAACGGAGAGACCTTCGGAGTGGCTGCGGTCGAAGCGATGGCTGCGGGGGCAGCGACCGTCGTTTCCCAACTCTCATGCTTTCAAGATTTCGCCGAAAACAACCGCACCGCGCTCGTATTCGATCACCGTTCCATTCGTGCCGCAGAGGATCTGGCCGCTGCGTTAGAACGACTAATCCGGGATCCTGAACTCAGGCAACGCGTGGCCCGAGAGAGTCAAAACGAGGTCGCACGTTTCGATTTTCAAACCTACGCAGATTCTCTGCTACAGAATTTTGATCGCCTCATCTCGAGCGATTGA
- a CDS encoding glycosyltransferase encodes MRIAHIVASLASRHGGPSRSVRELARAQARLDHEVEILVTGAAPSTEENENVTVRTFHRDIPQFACPSRQMSRFLHHSDYEVVHAHGVWLRPLHYAHHFSRTHAVPLVLAPRGMMTPWAWSHHRRRKQVARVLIHPGALEAVTGWHTTSEAETLEIKALGFQQPSCLASNGVALPTANQREESKAYWTPKAASLQGRRVALFYSRFHRKKRVLELINLWCQAPRPGWALLIVGIDDEYTIDTVRDHVTSQQKPDDFIMVCNGDGAPPPFGVADLFLLPSHSENFGLVVAESLAHAVPVLVTDGTPWQDVHVHAAGWCVGWAEFAGTLKSALALTTDELRNAGERGQAWVTQAFTWKKPAARLIEFYQELITSHRDLK; translated from the coding sequence ATGCGCATCGCTCACATCGTCGCCAGCCTTGCCTCACGCCACGGGGGACCGAGTCGTTCGGTGCGAGAACTTGCGCGCGCTCAGGCTCGTCTGGACCACGAGGTCGAAATCCTCGTAACCGGCGCGGCCCCCTCCACGGAAGAGAATGAGAACGTCACCGTGCGCACATTTCACAGAGATATTCCGCAATTTGCCTGTCCGTCCCGGCAGATGAGCAGGTTCCTCCACCATTCCGACTACGAGGTGGTGCACGCTCATGGCGTGTGGTTGCGACCGCTGCACTATGCCCATCATTTCTCGCGCACCCATGCCGTTCCATTGGTGCTGGCGCCTCGCGGGATGATGACGCCTTGGGCATGGTCACATCACCGCCGACGCAAGCAAGTAGCCCGAGTGTTGATCCACCCAGGAGCCCTTGAGGCCGTGACCGGATGGCACACGACCAGCGAAGCCGAAACACTTGAAATAAAAGCATTGGGGTTTCAGCAGCCAAGTTGCCTGGCCTCCAATGGTGTGGCCTTGCCCACCGCCAATCAACGAGAGGAGAGCAAGGCCTATTGGACCCCAAAAGCCGCTTCACTGCAGGGCAGACGTGTCGCGCTGTTTTATTCACGATTCCATCGAAAAAAGCGCGTATTGGAGCTCATCAATTTGTGGTGCCAGGCACCACGCCCAGGCTGGGCTCTTCTCATCGTGGGTATCGACGACGAATACACCATCGACACCGTTCGAGATCACGTCACGTCACAGCAAAAACCAGACGATTTCATCATGGTCTGCAATGGGGACGGCGCGCCGCCTCCATTCGGCGTCGCCGACCTGTTTTTGCTGCCTTCGCATTCGGAAAACTTCGGACTCGTAGTGGCGGAAAGTTTGGCGCACGCCGTCCCGGTCCTCGTAACCGATGGCACCCCTTGGCAAGACGTTCACGTCCATGCGGCGGGTTGGTGCGTGGGTTGGGCCGAGTTCGCAGGCACGTTAAAGTCGGCCTTAGCCTTGACCACCGATGAACTCCGCAACGCGGGAGAACGCGGCCAAGCCTGGGTGACACAAGCATTCACTTGGAAGAAACCGGCGGCTCGGTTGATCGAGTTTTATCAAGAACTGATAACCAGCCATCGAGATTTGAAATGA